AAACGATGACCGGAATATGGAGGCTTTCGGCAATGGTACGGGCGGCTGCCGAAATGGCGTCGGCAGTGGTATTGCCCGGCTCGGCGCGCTGAGCGTGGAGAATGCCGTTGTAATAGGTATCGCCCTCGGCGGACTGGGCCACCTTGTCCATCGTTTGCACAGCCTTTTCAGGCCAGGCGCCCGACGCGCTTTCGGCGGAGAGCATGACCGCATCCGCGCCTTCATAAACGGCGGTGGCCACGTCAGAGACTTCGGCGCGCGTCGGCACCGGCTCGGTGATCATGGATTCGAGCATTTGGGTGGCCACCACCACCGGCTTGCCATACCGGCGCGCGGCTCTCGTGATGTGCTTTTGTTTGGCTGGCACGGTTTCGAGTGGCAGTTCGACGCCCAAGTCTCCACGCGCGACCATCAGGCCGTCAGCAAATTTCAGAATGTCATCCAGCACCGGCAGGGCCGATGGCTTTTCGATCTTGGCCATGACGAAAGCGCGGCCTTTGACCAGCTGCTTGGTTTCGGCCACGTCTTCAGCGCGCTGCACGAAGGAAATTGCGATCCATTCCACGCCTAGTTGGGCTGCGGCTTCCAGATCGGCGCGGTCTTTTTCAGTGAGCGCCGGAATGGGAAGCAATGTATCCGGCAGGTTGACGCCCTTGCGGTCTGACAGCGTGCCGCCATAGATCACTGTGGTGTCGAGGCGGGTGGCTTCGGCCTTGGTAATCTGCACGCGCAGGCGGCCATCATTGAGCAGAAGATTTTCGCCCAGTTTGGCACCGGCGAAAATTTCCGGATGCGGAAGATAAACGCGGGTTGCATCGCCGGGGGCTGGATTGGTGTCAAAAATGAAATTGTCACCGGCTTTGATCACCACCTGCTTTTCAGCAAATGTGCCGATGCGGATCTTGGGGCCCTGCAAATCGGCGAGGATGCCGATGGGACGTTTCACTTTTTCCTCGACCGCACGGATGTGGCCATGCAGCTCCTTGAGAAGCGCATGACTCGTGTGGCTCATATTGATGCGGAACACATCCACGCCGGCGATGAACAGCTTCTCGATCATCTCGCGGGTGTTGGACGCCGGGCCCAAAGTGGCCAGGATTTTGACTTTGCGGTTTCTATGCACGCGTATTGCCTTTTTTGTTTGTTATGTCGCTTGCAGGGATCTAGTTGGTCTGTGTGTCAGTGCCTTGCGCGGCTGGTGCGTTTGCATCAGGGGCAGGGATGGGAGCCGCCTGGCCCGTCTTGTCATCAGCGGCAGGTGCGGCGGCTGGCGTGGCCGGTTTGTCGCCTGAGAGTGAAACAGTCCAATCCTGCTTTTCACCGGTATCGACTTCGAAGAAGCCCTGCTGCTGGTAGCCACGGTCGGCACAATGCTCAAGGCCGCGGATGGTGAAAATCTTG
This genomic interval from Aestuariivirga litoralis contains the following:
- the pyk gene encoding pyruvate kinase; the encoded protein is MHRNRKVKILATLGPASNTREMIEKLFIAGVDVFRINMSHTSHALLKELHGHIRAVEEKVKRPIGILADLQGPKIRIGTFAEKQVVIKAGDNFIFDTNPAPGDATRVYLPHPEIFAGAKLGENLLLNDGRLRVQITKAEATRLDTTVIYGGTLSDRKGVNLPDTLLPIPALTEKDRADLEAAAQLGVEWIAISFVQRAEDVAETKQLVKGRAFVMAKIEKPSALPVLDDILKFADGLMVARGDLGVELPLETVPAKQKHITRAARRYGKPVVVATQMLESMITEPVPTRAEVSDVATAVYEGADAVMLSAESASGAWPEKAVQTMDKVAQSAEGDTYYNGILHAQRAEPGNTTADAISAAARTIAESLHIPVIVCYTGGGITGNRVAKERPSMPILALTPIVNTARRLTLTWGIHPLVVPDAQSLDEMMSGASEIAFSEEFAKPGEKILITAGVPIGAPGTTNLLRVATLGPGGKGV